Proteins encoded within one genomic window of Tamandua tetradactyla isolate mTamTet1 chromosome 11, mTamTet1.pri, whole genome shotgun sequence:
- the LOC143650016 gene encoding transcription factor A, mitochondrial-like isoform X1, whose translation MITISQVLQGGSGCHCWSFIEPGDFTTLEPCHCVVCSFACTPRWFSSTVGGYPKKPLTSYVRFSKEQLPMVKAQNPDVKSSELIKKIAQLWRELPDSEKKIYEDAYRADWQAYKEEINRIQEQLTPKQIMSLEKEIMQKRLRKKALIKKRELTMLGKPKRPRSAYNIFISESFQEAKEGSSQAKMKTVNENWKNLCASQKQVYIQLAKDDKIRYDNEMKPWEEQMIEVGQNDLIRRKMKYQTKDGTETC comes from the exons ATGATAACAATTTCTCAAGTGTTGCAAGGAGGCTCAGGTTGTCATTGTTGGAGTTTTATCGAGCCAGGAGACTTTACGACATTGGAGCCCTGTCACTGTGTTGTCTGCAG TTTTGCGTGTACACCGAGATGGTTTTCATCCACCGTGGGTGGTTATCCAAAGAAGCCTTTGACTTCATATGTTCGCTTTTCTAAAGAACAGCTACCCATGGTTAAAGCTCAGAACCCCGATGTAAAAAGTTCagaactaattaagaaaatcgcTCAGCtgtggagggaacttcctgattcagagaagaaaatatatgaagatgCTTACAGGGCAGACTGGCAGGCATACAAAGAAGAGATAAACAGAATTCAAGAACAGCTAACTCCAAAGCAGATCAtgtctttagaaaaagaaatcatgcaaaaacgtttaagaaagaaagcattaattaaaaagagagagttaACAATGCTTGGAAAACCAAAAAGACCTCGATCAgcttataacatttttatatctGAAAGCTTCCAAGAAGCTAAGGAAGGATCATCACAGGCAAAAATGAAGACTGtaaatgaaaactggaaaaatctATGTGCATCTCAAAAGCAAGTATATATTCAGCTTGCTAAAGATGATAAAATTCGTTATGATAATGAAATGAAACCATGGGAAGAACAAATGATTGAAGTTGGACAAAATGATCTTATACGTCGCAAAATGAAGTACCAAACAAAAGATGGCACTGAGACTTGTTAA
- the LOC143650016 gene encoding transcription factor A, mitochondrial-like isoform X2, which translates to MALLRGFWGLLSSLGKLGAELCSGCGNRLRFSLSFACTPRWFSSTVGGYPKKPLTSYVRFSKEQLPMVKAQNPDVKSSELIKKIAQLWRELPDSEKKIYEDAYRADWQAYKEEINRIQEQLTPKQIMSLEKEIMQKRLRKKALIKKRELTMLGKPKRPRSAYNIFISESFQEAKEGSSQAKMKTVNENWKNLCASQKQVYIQLAKDDKIRYDNEMKPWEEQMIEVGQNDLIRRKMKYQTKDGTETC; encoded by the coding sequence ATGGCGCTTCTCCGGGGCTTTTGGGGCTTGTTGAGTTCTCTGGGAAAGTTGGGAGCAGAGCTCTGCTCGGGTTGTGGAAATCGATTGCGCTTTTCTCTCAGTTTTGCGTGTACACCGAGATGGTTTTCATCCACCGTGGGTGGTTATCCAAAGAAGCCTTTGACTTCATATGTTCGCTTTTCTAAAGAACAGCTACCCATGGTTAAAGCTCAGAACCCCGATGTAAAAAGTTCagaactaattaagaaaatcgcTCAGCtgtggagggaacttcctgattcagagaagaaaatatatgaagatgCTTACAGGGCAGACTGGCAGGCATACAAAGAAGAGATAAACAGAATTCAAGAACAGCTAACTCCAAAGCAGATCAtgtctttagaaaaagaaatcatgcaaaaacgtttaagaaagaaagcattaattaaaaagagagagttaACAATGCTTGGAAAACCAAAAAGACCTCGATCAgcttataacatttttatatctGAAAGCTTCCAAGAAGCTAAGGAAGGATCATCACAGGCAAAAATGAAGACTGtaaatgaaaactggaaaaatctATGTGCATCTCAAAAGCAAGTATATATTCAGCTTGCTAAAGATGATAAAATTCGTTATGATAATGAAATGAAACCATGGGAAGAACAAATGATTGAAGTTGGACAAAATGATCTTATACGTCGCAAAATGAAGTACCAAACAAAAGATGGCACTGAGACTTGTTAA